From Scomber scombrus chromosome 13, fScoSco1.1, whole genome shotgun sequence, a single genomic window includes:
- the serp2 gene encoding stress-associated endoplasmic reticulum protein 2: MVAKQRIRMANEKHSKNITQRGNVAKTLRPQEEKYPVGPWLLALFVFVVCGSAIFQIIQSIRMGM; encoded by the exons ATGGTGGCTAAACAGAGGATCCGCATGGCCAACgagaaacacagcaaaaacatCACGCAGAGAGGAAACGTGGCCAAGACGCTG CGACCACAAGAGGAGAAGTATCCTGTGGGCCCCTGGCTGCTTGCCCtctttgtatttgttgtgtgtggATCAG CTATATTTCAGATCATTCAGAGCATCCGTATGGGGATGTGA